The genomic window AAGCACCGCAAAATTGaatccattacaaagcacctctttcatggcaagaaaaatcaatctagttggccaaaccaaataaatagatcaaagagaaatacaaagctatcttaatcatgcataaaagagttcagagaagacttaaataatactcatagataatctaatcataaatccacaattcatcggatctcaacaaacacaccgcaaaagaagattatatcgaatagatctccaaaaacatcgaggagaacattgtattgaagatcaaagagagaagaagccatctagctactagctatggacccgtaggtctgtggtaaattactcacacataaTCGGAAGggtggcaaggttgatgtagaagcccttcatggtcgaatccccctccagcggagTACCGAAAAAggtctctagatgggatctcacgaagacAGAAACTTGCGATGCCGGAAAAGTTTTTTTGGTGTGCCCCCTGTTTAcagggaatatttgagaatttatagaagaagaatttggGTTAGAGGATCCACACGAGGGGTCCACAAGCTTGGGAGGCGCGCCACCTGAGCTTGTCATTGACTCGTGGCCTTTCTGGCATTCTCCCAAAGTTTTCAgagtgtcttgtggtccaagaaaaatcttcAAAAAAGTTTCggtccgtttggtattgattttatgtaaagacaaaaataaggaaaaaacaacaactgaaacttggcactaggttaataggttagtcccaaaaacgatataaaatagcataataatgcatataaaacatccaaaattgataatataatagcatgaaataaaaaaaaattatatatacgttggagatgtatcaattttTTTAGCCAACAAAGCTATGTTCTATATTGATGTATCACAATGTTTATATGAATGATGGATGGGTCATGAGGAGTGCCCAACCACAAATACCTCCCTTGAGGAAGAGAAACACCATACGTAGCTATGGTATGAGCTTCAAAGTTAGAAGCTCGAGGTTCAAATAAGAACTTATAAGATGTAAAAACACTAGAAGTTTCTAGAATCTCTTTCACAATCCCACCATAGACGGAAGGAGGTCCAAAGGCTAGTGTGGTTGTTTGGGCCTTGGATGGGCCAGACGCTCGGTCCAACTCGACACCCTCAGGCTAGGTCGAGGGCCCATCTCCACCACCCCGTCCCCCCGTGTTTCCTCTTCCTCCAGCCCCAGTCGCCTCGTCCGGTGCTTGCTCTCCCCTCCCTCCCATCCCGGCGCCCCTTCCCCGACgcgccctgccgccggcacccgGCAGATTCGCCGATCCAAGCACAACCCGAATGGAGCCGGCGGAGGCGGGAGGCGGCATCGCCGCCACGAGGAGCAGCCCGGCCGCCGTGCAGGCCACCGAGGACGACGCCGCAGCGAGCACGCTGTAACGCCcccgcctcctccctctcccgcttACATTTTCTTCCTTCCCAGCCACTGTGGTCACCACTGACATCAGTCTTAGGATTTTCCTGTTGGACTAGTAAATTGTCGAGCAACATGGTACTGAACTTGTCACTGATTTGGTGGAATAATGTGTTCGGAGAGCACTGAATTTGTCACCGATTTGGTGGAATATTGTGTTCGGAGAGCACTTAGCAGTAGTTCTAAAGAAAAAATATCTTATCTTACTCACCGAGATTGTTCCCTTTCACTCAGGACCGATGAACATGTCGGAGATACTGCCCAGCCACCATCAGGACAAACAGTACAAGAGCTAGTTGATTCATTCTCAGGCCAACTACCAGGGAGGATTTGTGCCAAAGGAAAATCAACCGCGGGTGTTTTGGTGGAGGAGAAGGACCTGGTTTCGTACCGCCGCGACTGGGAGAAATCTTGGGGTGACAAATGTGGCTCCTTCGAATTCTACTGTAATAATCTACTTACTAGTTACTACCCATCCGGTTCTTTCTCTGCATTTCTTCTTCCTACTGCTGTATACCTCGACTCGATTAGTTCTCTTACCGATGGGAAGCAAAGGAGATTAGTTATATTAGTTTCATTGCAGCTATACCATCCCTTGTAGTATGTCTGAACCTGAATTATTTAGTCAATGTTTGATTTCTGGGCTGATTTCTGTGACTTTTGCTGCAGCGTGCGTGAGAGCCATGCTCTTCACATGCAAACGCACCCCGCCACATGCAGGCGTCAAGACTTGCCTGCAAATCTTCTCCGTCAGAGTCATGGAGATCGACGGTGGTTATCTTGAGTGGCCACTCGAGGTCTACGGCCTGGTCGCCACCCGGGACTCGATGGATCATAATCGTAACATTATCTTCAGACTCAGGAGGGATGCCTGCCAACTCCTCACTCAACAGGTGTGTAGTGGTGTAGTCAAGTATTATTTTCGCTTATGTGGGGTTGGGTTGGCTATATTATGCTGTATCCATATTTCTTTATACAGTTGATCGATTTGATAATGAGTAGTGCAACTGATGGTTGCAGGATCCATTTTTGGCGCTGACCGGCCCGTCTCATGCGATTGTCTTCACCGGCCCAGTCGACATTGAGATACAACTCAAGGTGAAGGGCAGAACCACAGAGCATGAAGACAAAGATTTCATCTCCAAAGTGCTGGTATACGGACGTGATCCTAGTGACAAACTCGCCGATGCAGGCATAGGCAACCACGACATCGTGCGCACCAGCTGTTTCGGCGAGTTGTGCTCGCTAGAGGTCACCTCCGCCCTAGTCGCTGAAGCGGTCGAGGCCACAGTCATCTCTGCTGAAGTTATCGAGGGCCTATGGCCCCCAAAGTCAGGAATCCGTGTCGTTTCCGGTACCGCCAGCATAGACGAGGACTTTGTACTGCTCGATGCTCGGGATGGGACACTCCGTGTGGATCCGGCCCAGGGTGTCATCCCCATTACCAGAAATGTTGTCTGCGTGGAGAAAGATGGAAGGCTGAAGCTTTCTGTAGAGGCCTACAGAAAGAGTGGACGTATGTATGCAATATCTGTTACGGAGTTGATACCCAAGAGATCATCCGCCAGTACTGCCATATGCAAGCTTCCCTTCTGCACGGTCGAGTTCACCGTAGCTtggtcctgcctcgtggccacAGTGGATGACCTGAGGAAATACGGTATCTGATTCTGATCTGATGCAGCCAACCCAACCATTTACTTAGTTGTGGAGCGACTCTTTAGCGTTTTATTTTGTCCAGCGGTATGTTAAAGATGTCGAACTGCTGTTATTTAGCGGTGGAGCGTTGGTTTAGCGTTTTATCCAGTGGCATGTTAAAGATGTTGAACTGCTATTTTATGTGGATTTATCCTAACTAGTTGTGTGCACAACTCAAATCATTGCCGTCCATCTCCACTGCAGTCAAATCAACCTACCCCACTGCGGTCCCAACCATGCATTATATTCCTCGGCTTTGATTATTTCTGAGTACGTATATGGAGCCGTATTGCATGCTGTGTGGGCCAGTGGCCTACAGATTCTTCTGGCATCTAGTACTGCTAGCCTTCATGTCCTCTAGATTCCTCGTGTGCACAACGGCGTGCATTGCCCAAGTTAATGTTACAGAGCTACATGTCACGCATGATGGTATGGGCTGCTGATTAATTAAGGACGCGCCGAGCCGACTAGTCATTAATTATATCATAGCACCAGGTAGGGTTTTTTTTCACGGATTTAGTCATAAAGTTCTGCGTTGAATGTCAGTAAAGTTAGAGGAGGCAGATTGTACAGTTCTTGGTCCCTACCTCCGCATCTGTCCTCCCCCTTTATCTGTCTCCTCCCCCCTCGGCTCCTCATCCACCATCAGCTCCACCTCCACCCCCGCCGTGTCCCCGAGGCACAGCTAGCACGTCACCAGCGTGCTGCGGCTGGCTGATGCGCATCTCTTCCACTCAACATTGCACTACAAACTCTCTATAAACAAATATTGGAACGAAAATTCACTTGTCAATTGTAGTTTTCGCATTCTTGATTTCTTTTTATGAACCAAATCCAAAACTATTAGGGCCACTCTTTCTTTCCCCTCTCGCACGGCAACTAAGGCAAAGCCCTCTCTCTACCTATACTCGGCATCATTCTCACCAACCAGCTTTGGTAATTACAAAGCTCCAATAtaagataaaaataaaagatatatcAACTGATATGGTTATATAATCGGGTGTCTATCCCAATACTAACAAAATCCCAAATGAAAAAACTTACCGATCGATATAGCATTAAAGTTCTTTAAGGTCGAGGGCAAGAGGCCCGCCTTCAGGTACATCTGGTTGCTATCTGTAAAGTTCTTCGTAGTCGACCATAATAGAGAACTATAACCGAGGATATAAAGTGCGCATTGACCTTGTAAGTTTAGCAATGCCTACTTTTTTTCTAACTACGAAATGTATGTCCTTATAAGTTTAGATTGTGAGTGAATAATTGCCCTTCCTGATGTACAATACAAAATGAAACTGGACAACACACGGATTAGctcaaaagagaaaaacaaagaagTTTTTTTTGAACTAAATGAAAAACTGAAACCCAGAATGATTCGATGTCGCAATAAGTCATGAATGACCTGAATCAACTACTATGGTGTATCACTGAATGGATAGTGATTGATACCGACTTTCTCGTTCCCAGATATTTTTAGAGAGACTAAACCAGGTGTTTAGTTTCTCAACCATATGACACATGCACTGCTACATCTTGAAAGAATTCTCTGTACAATAGAGATAAAATGGATGCCAGCAAACATATATAGGTTTCCATGATAGCATAACAGACTTCCTGGAATATATAAGAGATGCCAGCTGACAAACAGAGTCCATCATAAGTAATGCACTTCCTAAGGAGGCGTGAAGACTTTCATCACTGGTAAAATCGATGTTGCGGTATAAATGTACACAATGAACTACAgctgaagagaaggaagaaactTCCAAAGAGACCACGATACATCTACTAAACATATAGTTATTTGGAGGCAATGATGTACCTGATATGGTCATATTGATAACTGACTGAAGTGGCATTCCACGTGTGATCTGTAATCCTGCTTAACTTGTATTGCATACATGAATTATCAATATGTGCATCAAAACAAAAGACATGTAAAACCGGTGACACAAAGTAAGAGGCAACCTGACCGTGCTATCTTCTTTTTGCTGCTTTTGAAAAGAAGTTGCAAACCGAAGAGAAAATAAAAATGTGTTACCAATTTAACAAATGAAAACAGAGGCCGGCCAATTAGGTGAACACACAATGGATAACAACATCCACGCATGTGAACACAAAACAATGGGTCGGCATCATCCGGCCCATGATCTCCTCGTCCCCTGCTGCTTCTGAGGATAGAAGGAACCAATGCGAAGAACACCGGCCAAAGTTTGGTTGTTTTCAATGGAAGACATATGAATTGCATTTGGTTTGTGATAACCATGACTCCCCATGTATTTTGCATGTTTTATGTACAGTTAAACAACGAAAGACTTAGCTTGCAATTCGAGGCTATTGACATCTATCTTGGTTTATTGCAATTGTCAAAAAAATCTCACAATAGAGATTCCATGCAAAGATCCTATAAATATATAGATGAGAAGAAATTAGGTTTCATGAAGAGTAAAGTGCATCCTAGGTCCTTGAACTATTTTAGAGGTGTTACGTAGGTCATCGAACTGTGAAAAGTCCTCGAGGGTCCTTTGAAGTGCAATAAGTGTGTAATTACGTGACACCTCTGAAATAGTTCTAGGACCTATGTGACACTTCTGAAATGGTTTGAGAATCTAGATGACACATATATTGCACTCTGAGGACCTATATGATGATTTTCATAGTTCAAGGACCTACATAGACGTAGTGTCTAGTGATGAAAATATCACCATCATTATGGGGTTTGTTTCCCAAGACCCCAATGGAAAACATTACCATAAGTTTTAACATTAAAATTCTTCATGGTCGAGTGCAAGAAGCCTTCCTTCAAGTACATATGGCTGACATCTCTAAAATTCTTCGCGGTCGACCATAAGAGGACCGGAACCGAGGATATAAAGTATGCATCGACGGTTATATGGGACATAGTGTCTAGTGATAATGAAAATAACAGGTTTTCCAAGATCCCTAGTGATAAAACTTACAAATCAATATAATCTGAAGTTCTTCATGGTCTGAAGAAAGAGGCACGCCTTCGAGTACATATGGCTGCTATCTCTAAAGTTCTTTGCGGTCGACCATAAGAGGACCGGAACCGAGGATATAAAGTGCGAATCAACGATTATATGGGACGTAGTGTCTAGCGATGACAATATCACAATAATTGTAAGGTTGGTTTCCCGACATCCCCAAGTGAGAAGTCTTACCGGTCGATATAACATTAAAGTTCTTCAATGTCGAGTGCAAGAGGCCCGGCTTCAGGTACATATGGATGTTACCTCTAAATTAAAGTTCTTCGCGGTTGACCATAAAAGGACCGTAACCGAGGATATAAAGTGCGCATAAATGGTTATATGGGACATAGTGTCTAGTGATGAAAATATCACAATCATTATGGGGTTTGTTTCCCAAGACCCCAATGGAAAACATTGCCGTAAGTTTTAACATTAAAGTTCTTCATGGTCGAGTGCAAGAGGCCTGCCTTCGAGTACATATGGCTGACATCTGTAAAGTTCTTCGCGATCGATCATAAGAGGACCAAAACCGAGGATATAAAGTGTGCATCGACGGTTATATGGGACATAGTGTCTAGTGATTATGAAAATAACACAATACTGGTGGGGTTGGTTTTCCAAGATCCCTAGTGATAAAACTTACCAATCAATATAATATTAAAGTTCTTCATGGTCGGGAGAAAGAGGCCCGCCTTCGAGTACATATGGCTGCTATCTCTAATGTTCTTTGCGGTCAACCATAAGAGGACCGGAACCGAGGATATAAAGTGCGAATCAATGATTATATGGGACGTAGTGTCTAGTGATGACAATATCACAATAATTGTGAGGTTGGTTTCCCGACATCCACAAATGAGAACTGTTACCGGTCGATATAACATTGAAGTTTTTCAATGTCGAGTGCAAGAGGCCCGGCTTCAGGTACATATGGATGTTATCTCTAAATTAAAGTTCTTCGCAGTCGACCAGAAGAGGACCGTAACCGAGGATATAAAGTGCGCACCAACGGTTATATGGGACGTAGTGTCTAGTGATAAAATATCACAATCATTATGGGGTTTGTTTCCCAAGACCACAATGGAAAACATTGCCATAAGTTTTAACATTAAAGTTCTTCATGGTCGAGTGCAAGAGGCCTGCCTTCGAGTACATATGGCTGACATCTGTAAAGTTCTTTGCGGTCGACCATAAGAGGACCGGAACCAAGGATATAAAGTGTGCATTGACGGTTATATGGGACATAGTGTCTAGTGACTATGAAAATAACACAATACTAGTGGGGTTGGTTTTCCAAGATCCCTAGTGATAAAACTTACCAATCAATATAATATTAAAGTTCTTCATGGTCGGGAGAAAGAGGCCTGCCATCGAGTACATATGGCTGCTATCTCTAATGTTCTTTGCGGTcgactgtgacgccccgagaccgatgtggcaggtgtcttccaattatttcgctgtctttgcttgcgtgctgcatcttgtcatgtcatcttgtgcattgcatcatcatgttttcaaaacttgcatccgtccgggttcccccagttccgtccgttgtccgttctgagcccagacacacttgcacgcgcctgcagcatgtccgaaatattattttatatgtggccgtaaaatgttctcggattgggttgaaagttggcgtgtggtcttattatagtgtagatagacctcctgtcaagtttcatcgcattcggagtttgtttgatagcccaaccgttaaactatagcgacaatatagtcggtcaaatcgtcggacgttttcggtctccagaaacagtcgccgggcctctctcacttctcttctcttagcccctaacatctataaaacatcttcgttttGTTAGTTGGGCCCCCTAATCTAACTATCCGGGATggtccgattacgatcggatggaccgaatagcccctaacctaatccgtgaCGTATATATTTAGTCTACCCCTAGTCCATTTTAAACATAACCCTTTttcctagggatcctcctagccgccgccaccccacTGTCTCTTCTCTATTTCCATGCCCGACCAACCACTGCACTCCGTTCCTCGATCCCCTCGCTTCTGCGCTTCcggacgcgtccagcgcccgccgcTCCTCGCCACAGTGCGCCCACAGGGCAGCATCCCCGGCCGCAGCTCCATGCCACCGGAGCGCCAGGCCAAGACTCCCTcgcctttttcctttccttcttccctttgtttcatctccatcatctcatCTCTCTCTTCCTCTGTGTCTTCTCGCAGGGAATGATGGAGGTCAGCCTTGGCTGGGTCTCCGTGCCACTCCAGCGAACCAGTCTCCACAATAGCGCCGGGCGCCCTTCCCCAGCTCGATCGATCCAGGACCCCGTCGCCTCtccttttccctcctttttcccatctctctctttctctcatgaCCGCCTCTCGGTGTTTTTCTTCATAGCGCTGCCGCCATGGACCCTCTGCGCCCTTCCCCGCCTCAGATCCGGCTCGAGCCGCCTCCTTTCCCTTGGATCCTCGCCGCCCCTTTGCCCTGCTCTGCTTCGTTCGAGCGAGGAGAACGACCTCGCGTCGCCTGCTGGCATTGACCGCGCCTAGGCAGCCAGGCCTAGCTGCTCCCCCGTCGCGCGAGGCCCTGCGTGCCCGATCGATCCAGCCATCCTCCTCCCCCAATGGgctgaagcccatgggtgagcagtcCCCGCCCCTGTGTATCGTTGGGCCGGCCTCTGATTCGGCCCGCATATGTTTTTTTCAGTGTCTGGGAATTTGCTAATCAATCCAGTAAAGACAGAATTGCAGAAAAGACCttcaacttcatgcatttaatatctcacaaaccgtgcatcggattaaaacaaacttaacatgaaacttgcttagtttttcatctagtttaataatatgtcattttcatccatgtttaaaatatttaaaatgcttTTTATTTAAATTTTCTCCTATGCCATgataaaatgctttaattcataactaaataaccgtaactcggtttgtaacaaactttatatgtaaatggggtggaaaatgcctagtttaacatggtgacctcactttgcatgtttaacaaccctaaaattgtgtttaggacagaacaataccaaacctaaaatatgcatatgggaatataccggaattgttgttcgttgtttccggcctcatttaaacttgcctagataggtagttttcatttgcttcaccctcttgccatgtttaacaacatttaatattgttggatacctaaatgagagagaactaaataattgatgtggtgttccgtcaatatgcaactcgttgcatattgagctccacttaacttgtagttttgtttgtgccctttgccatgccatgcatatttaaaccggacatgcatcatacttggttgtgcatcatgccatgttatgtgatggttgtttactatgttgttttcttATTTCCGGTTGTttccctcgttagcttcggttccgttccggagttgtgaggattcgttcgactacgtccgtttgtcttcttcatggactcgttcttcttcctttcgggatctcaggcaagatgatcataccctcgaaatcacttctatctttgcttgctagatgctcgctcttttgctatgcctatgctacgatacctaccacttgcttatcatgcctcccaaattgccatgtcaagcctctaacccaccttgtcctagcaaaccgttgtttggctatgttaccgctttgctcagcccctcttatagcgttgttagttgcaggtgaagattggagcttgttccatgtttggaacatggatattttgttgggatatcacaatatctcttatataattaatgcatctatatacttggtaaagggtggaaggctcggccttatgcctggtgttttgttccactcttgccgccctagtttccgtcatatcggtgttatgttcccggattttgcgttccttacgcggttgggttataatgggaaccccttgacagttcgccttgaataaaactcctccagcaatgcccaaccttggttttaccatttgccacctagcctctttttcccttgggtttccggagcccaagggtcatctttatttaaaccaccccccccccccgggccagtgctcctctgagtgttggtccaaactagagtcctgtgcagcgccccctcgagaaaactcgaggtttggttttagttgtatggagagctcatccgaatgttccctaagaacgagatatgttcagcttctatcgggatttgtcggcacattcgggcggtgttgctggacttgttttaccattgtcgaaatgtcttgtaacctggatgccgagtctgatcggaatgtctt from Triticum aestivum cultivar Chinese Spring unplaced genomic scaffold, IWGSC CS RefSeq v2.1 scaffold46510, whole genome shotgun sequence includes these protein-coding regions:
- the LOC123175164 gene encoding uncharacterized protein, coding for MEPAEAGGGIAATRSSPAAVQATEDDAAASTLTDEHVGDTAQPPSGQTVQELVDSFSGQLPGRICAKGKSTAGVLVEEKDLVSYRRDWEKSWGDKCGSFEFYSCVRAMLFTCKRTPPHAGVKTCLQIFSVRVMEIDGGYLEWPLEVYGLVATRDSMDHNRNIIFRLRRDACQLLTQQDPFLALTGPSHAIVFTGPVDIEIQLKVKGRTTEHEDKDFISKVLVYGRDPSDKLADAGIGNHDIVRTSCFGELCSLEVTSALVAEAVEATVISAEVIEGLWPPKSGIRVVSGTASIDEDFVLLDARDGTLRVDPAQGVIPITRNVVCVEKDGRLKLSVEAYRKSGRMYAISVTELIPKRSSASTAICKLPFCTVEFTVAWSCLVATVDDLRKYGI